A single region of the Archangium lipolyticum genome encodes:
- a CDS encoding cytochrome P450, producing MTATPAVAPPTSPRIATGPRGVPILGVMVEARKDILGWLKRTVAEHGIVAQYRCPWRAYLVTHPDGLKHVLQDNVKNYTKEHISYSMLRRIVGDGLLTSGGETWLKQRRLAQPAFHRARISAMADHMVKATAELSEHWAASQRAGEPRHAGQDMMALTLRIVGEALLGTNVRAETEAVAVSFNLISEQSVERFRALRFIPPILPTAYDRAYRQATRALNDVVTRVIAQRRERMEDRGDLLSMFMLAKDEETGEQMDDVHLRNEVLTMLLAGHETTATALSWAWLLLEQNPDAERKLHEELDSVLGGRLPTADDVPKLVYTRRVLDETMRLYPPVYLLSRKVVEEDVICGYQILAGSTIDISPYATHRLPEFWPDPERFDPDRFSPEQVAARPRYAYFPFLGGPRQCIGNNFALMEGTLILATLAQRHRPRMVAGYTPTPEPLITLRPSGDLPVRITSR from the coding sequence ATGACCGCCACGCCCGCAGTCGCGCCGCCCACCTCGCCCCGCATCGCCACGGGCCCTCGAGGAGTCCCCATCCTCGGAGTCATGGTCGAGGCCCGCAAGGACATCCTGGGCTGGCTCAAGCGAACGGTGGCGGAGCACGGAATCGTGGCGCAGTACCGCTGCCCCTGGCGCGCCTACCTCGTGACGCACCCGGATGGGCTCAAGCACGTGCTGCAGGACAACGTGAAGAACTACACGAAGGAGCACATCAGCTACTCCATGCTCCGCCGCATCGTCGGCGATGGCCTGCTCACGAGCGGGGGCGAGACGTGGCTCAAGCAGCGCAGGCTCGCGCAGCCGGCCTTCCACCGGGCGCGCATCTCGGCCATGGCGGACCACATGGTGAAGGCGACGGCGGAGCTCTCGGAGCACTGGGCCGCGTCCCAGCGCGCGGGCGAGCCGCGTCACGCGGGGCAGGACATGATGGCGCTCACGCTGCGCATCGTCGGCGAGGCGCTGCTCGGAACCAACGTGCGCGCGGAGACCGAGGCCGTGGCGGTGTCCTTCAACCTCATCAGTGAACAGTCGGTCGAGCGGTTCCGCGCCCTGCGCTTCATCCCTCCCATCCTGCCCACCGCCTATGACCGCGCCTACCGCCAGGCGACCCGGGCGCTGAACGACGTGGTGACACGCGTCATCGCCCAGCGCCGCGAGCGCATGGAGGACCGCGGAGACCTGCTCTCCATGTTCATGCTCGCCAAGGACGAGGAGACGGGCGAGCAGATGGACGACGTGCACCTGCGCAACGAGGTGTTGACCATGTTGCTCGCGGGCCACGAGACCACCGCGACCGCGCTCTCATGGGCCTGGCTGCTGCTCGAACAGAACCCGGACGCGGAGCGCAAGCTCCACGAGGAGCTGGACTCCGTGCTCGGCGGCCGCCTGCCCACCGCGGACGATGTCCCGAAGCTCGTCTACACGCGCCGGGTGCTGGACGAGACGATGCGCCTCTACCCACCCGTCTACCTCCTGAGCCGCAAGGTCGTGGAGGAGGACGTCATCTGCGGCTACCAGATCCTCGCCGGGTCGACCATCGACATCAGCCCCTACGCCACCCACCGCCTGCCGGAGTTCTGGCCGGACCCCGAGCGTTTCGATCCGGATCGCTTCTCGCCCGAGCAGGTCGCCGCGAGGCCCCGGTACGCGTACTTCCCGTTCCTCGGCGGTCCGCGCCAATGCATCGGCAACAACTTCGCGCTGATGGAGGGCACGCTCATCCTCGCCACGCTCGCGCAGCGCCACCGTCCGAGGATGGTGGCCGGCTACACGCCCACGCCCGAGCCGCTCATCACCCTGCGGCCCTCCGGCGATCTCCCCGTGAGGATCACCTCGCGCTGA
- a CDS encoding RIO1 family regulatory kinase/ATPase domain-containing protein, whose protein sequence is MNEALQILLADGVIDEVVGRLKSGKEADVYLVRHGGEIVAAKIYKEREHRNFRNNSGYREGRQVRNSRTARAIAKGSRFGVQAAEDAWKTAESDALTKLYAAGVCVPRPVMFYEGVLLMELVLDLEGHPAPRLEEAALTPEEASALYFDLRNQAIRMLCCDLIHGDLSAFNILLGNRGATIIDFPQVVDAAANSQAEFFFKRDVENLRRYFEATDPSLRARAGDAQEIWRAYVKRELSPDFVPTGRFQGPDSRERRFSGGPRGRFDGNPGNGQGGRPPRDGRPQPQGERFQQGGRPPREARPQGERPPRSNGEGPRQWSEQAPRDMRPQGDRPPRGDRPPGERFPRGDRPPRGDRPPRGNGEGQSRWGEQGARPSGQQGPREPRPQGRPPERRREGPERGPRQARDGGGPVVTYKAPATSASPSKPEDES, encoded by the coding sequence ATGAACGAAGCGCTCCAAATCCTCCTGGCCGATGGTGTGATTGACGAAGTGGTGGGCCGCCTCAAGAGTGGCAAGGAGGCGGACGTGTACCTCGTCCGCCACGGCGGCGAGATCGTCGCGGCCAAGATCTACAAGGAGCGCGAGCACCGCAACTTCCGCAACAACTCGGGTTACCGGGAGGGCCGGCAGGTGCGCAACAGCCGCACCGCGCGAGCCATCGCCAAGGGCAGCCGCTTCGGCGTGCAGGCCGCCGAGGATGCCTGGAAGACGGCGGAGTCGGACGCGCTGACGAAGCTGTACGCGGCCGGGGTGTGCGTCCCCAGGCCGGTGATGTTCTACGAGGGCGTGCTGTTGATGGAGCTGGTGCTGGACCTCGAGGGGCACCCGGCGCCGCGGCTGGAGGAGGCCGCGCTCACGCCCGAGGAGGCGTCGGCGCTGTACTTCGACCTGCGCAACCAGGCCATCCGGATGCTGTGCTGCGACCTCATCCACGGAGACCTGTCGGCGTTCAACATCCTGCTGGGCAACCGCGGGGCCACCATCATCGACTTCCCGCAGGTGGTGGACGCGGCGGCCAACAGCCAGGCCGAGTTCTTCTTCAAGCGCGACGTGGAGAACCTGCGCCGCTACTTCGAGGCGACGGACCCGTCCTTGAGGGCGCGCGCGGGTGACGCGCAGGAAATCTGGCGGGCGTACGTGAAGCGCGAGCTGTCGCCGGACTTCGTGCCCACGGGCCGTTTCCAGGGGCCGGACTCGCGCGAGCGCCGCTTCTCCGGTGGCCCGCGAGGCCGCTTCGATGGCAACCCGGGCAACGGCCAGGGCGGGCGTCCCCCGCGTGATGGGCGTCCCCAGCCCCAGGGCGAGCGCTTCCAGCAGGGGGGACGTCCTCCGCGCGAGGCGCGTCCCCAGGGCGAGCGTCCGCCTCGGAGCAACGGAGAAGGGCCACGCCAGTGGTCGGAGCAGGCCCCCCGGGACATGCGCCCCCAGGGAGACCGTCCTCCCCGCGGAGACCGTCCACCGGGTGAGCGCTTCCCTCGGGGAGACCGTCCCCCACGGGGAGACCGTCCGCCTCGCGGCAACGGAGAGGGCCAGTCCAGGTGGGGAGAGCAGGGCGCGAGGCCCTCGGGTCAGCAGGGTCCGCGGGAGCCGCGGCCACAGGGGCGTCCTCCGGAGCGGAGGCGCGAGGGGCCCGAGCGTGGGCCGCGTCAGGCTCGGGACGGTGGCGGTCCGGTGGTGACGTACAAGGCGCCGGCCACTTCCGCTTCCCCGTCCAAGCCGGAAGACGAGTCCTAG
- a CDS encoding phytoene desaturase family protein, with the protein MVRHVIVVGAGPGGLSAAINLAGLGLKVTVVEKEAVPGGRMKGLTLGERGEYAVDTGPSILQLPGVLERIFERSGKKISDYVKLVPLDTNTRVHFWDGTYLDTTRDAARMEREVAKFGPDKAPALRRWLEEGREKYPLAYEKFMATHADSLAYYAPWRLLSTLRFKPWQTLYKHLDGFFHDDRITYALAYPSKYLGLHPTTCSSVFGVIPYLELAFGVWHVEGGFRALARGMMKCAEDLGATFRMNAPVERVLVEYGRAAGVVLKGGERLEADAVVVNADLPYAAQKLVPSEARAGTRLTDAALERAKYSCSTFMAYYGLDRVYDDLPHHLIYLSESARRTDRSALEDREVDVDDPPFYVCNPGVTDRSGAPEGHSTLYVLVPTPNTSREVDWAATERTLRERIPSMLEKVGIKGVREHIRAERYFTAETWRDDFNVFRGAVFNLSHTWLQLGPLRPHVKSPSVEGLYWVGGGTHPGSGLLTIMESANIAADYLSREAGRGPLVDWPYVPPLGGVTNEPPARVG; encoded by the coding sequence ATGGTACGTCACGTCATCGTCGTGGGAGCGGGACCTGGGGGCCTGTCGGCGGCCATCAACCTCGCGGGGTTGGGCCTGAAGGTCACGGTGGTGGAGAAGGAGGCGGTGCCCGGGGGGCGGATGAAGGGGCTCACCCTGGGGGAGCGGGGCGAGTACGCCGTCGACACGGGGCCTTCCATCCTCCAACTGCCCGGGGTGCTGGAGCGCATCTTCGAGCGCTCGGGCAAGAAGATCTCCGACTACGTGAAGCTGGTGCCGCTGGACACCAACACCCGGGTGCACTTCTGGGATGGCACGTACCTGGACACCACGCGGGACGCGGCGCGCATGGAGCGCGAGGTGGCGAAGTTCGGCCCGGACAAGGCGCCCGCGCTGCGCCGCTGGCTGGAGGAGGGCCGGGAGAAGTACCCGCTCGCCTACGAGAAGTTCATGGCGACGCACGCCGACAGCCTCGCCTACTACGCGCCCTGGCGGTTGCTCTCCACGCTGCGCTTCAAGCCCTGGCAGACGCTCTACAAGCACCTGGACGGGTTCTTCCACGACGACCGCATCACCTACGCGCTGGCCTACCCGTCGAAGTACCTGGGGCTGCACCCCACCACGTGCTCCTCGGTCTTCGGGGTGATTCCGTACCTGGAGCTGGCCTTCGGGGTGTGGCACGTGGAGGGCGGCTTCCGGGCGCTGGCGCGGGGGATGATGAAGTGCGCCGAGGACCTGGGCGCCACCTTCCGCATGAACGCGCCGGTGGAGCGGGTGCTGGTGGAGTACGGCCGGGCGGCGGGCGTGGTGCTGAAGGGCGGCGAGCGCCTGGAGGCGGACGCGGTGGTGGTGAACGCGGACCTGCCCTACGCGGCCCAGAAGCTCGTCCCCTCCGAGGCGCGCGCCGGCACCCGGCTGACGGACGCCGCGCTGGAGCGGGCGAAGTACTCGTGCAGCACCTTCATGGCCTACTACGGGCTGGACCGGGTCTATGACGACCTCCCCCACCACCTCATCTATCTGTCCGAGAGCGCGCGGCGCACGGACAGGTCCGCCCTGGAGGACCGGGAGGTGGACGTGGACGACCCGCCCTTCTACGTCTGCAACCCGGGTGTGACGGACCGGAGCGGGGCGCCCGAGGGCCACTCCACCCTGTATGTGCTGGTACCCACGCCGAATACCTCCCGGGAGGTGGACTGGGCGGCAACGGAGCGCACCCTGCGCGAGCGGATTCCGTCCATGCTGGAGAAGGTGGGCATCAAAGGGGTGCGCGAGCACATCCGGGCCGAGCGCTACTTCACCGCGGAGACGTGGCGGGACGACTTCAACGTCTTCCGGGGGGCCGTCTTCAATCTGTCGCACACCTGGCTGCAGCTGGGCCCCCTGCGCCCCCACGTGAAGAGCCCCAGCGTCGAGGGGCTCTACTGGGTGGGGGGTGGGACACACCCCGGCAGCGGGCTGCTCACCATCATGGAGAGCGCCAACATCGCGGCGGACTACCTGTCGAGGGAGGCGGGGAGGGGTCCCCTGGTTGACTGGCCCTATGTGCCTCCGCTCGGCGGGGTGACGAACGAGCCCCCCGCACGTGTAGGCTGA
- a CDS encoding chemotaxis protein CheW: MPTPPPREVLLFTLEGQRYALPAGDVRELVRAVRLTPLPRAPAVVEGLLDLRGELLPVLDMRRRFRLPARPLSSLDHLVVAQAGSRHVALRVDRAEGLLTLEPALFDETPRALPGVGYVAGALKLTDGLVLVHDLRTFLSEAEALELEEALAREGAPR; this comes from the coding sequence ATGCCGACTCCGCCGCCCCGCGAGGTCCTTCTCTTCACGCTGGAGGGGCAACGCTACGCGCTGCCCGCCGGGGATGTGCGGGAGCTGGTCCGCGCCGTGCGCCTCACCCCGTTGCCCCGCGCACCGGCCGTGGTGGAGGGGCTCCTCGACCTGCGCGGAGAGCTGCTCCCCGTGCTGGACATGCGACGGCGCTTCCGCCTGCCCGCCCGCCCGCTCTCCAGCTTGGACCACCTCGTGGTCGCCCAGGCCGGCTCCCGCCACGTCGCCCTCCGGGTGGACCGCGCCGAGGGTCTGCTCACCCTGGAGCCAGCCCTGTTCGACGAGACGCCTCGCGCCCTGCCCGGCGTGGGCTACGTGGCCGGCGCCCTCAAGCTGACCGACGGGCTCGTCCTCGTGCACGACCTGCGCACCTTCCTCTCCGAGGCGGAGGCTCTCGAGTTGGAGGAAGCACTCGCACGGGAGGGAGCCCCCCGGTGA
- a CDS encoding CheR family methyltransferase: protein MSDASQAWRHPGYVAVLDLVAARAGLLPPSCPPAAMEGIDRAMARAGLPGDFTSYLERLAADPATLDDLLVELTIGETYFFRNPEHFLFVRHQVLPELARRRSPGHVVRAWSAGCASGEEPYSLAVLLLEEGYANRMEVRGTDVSRAALSRAHVASYGEWSLRGPEAGRMRPFLQSEGKRYILAPEVRDHVHFGYLNLAEDSWPSPTSGIWGQDIIFCRNVLIYFNRATIAAVARRLHDALAEGGFLIAGPSDPSLSAFAPFETLLTDWGIVYHRPAAGSPPRRTPAPPPPATPPPRAPVVLAPPPPPPPEPAAIPEGLEGARRALALGDWREAARRAGALQDDPGAAEVAVRALANLDARAAVRACAEAAARHPLAVELRYLEALLLLGLGHLQEAERAARQALYLEPSLAVAHLMLGHILRRQGDTLGALRSFGTAETLCATLPPDMPVPLSEGERAGRLVEVAREERTRLEAPEELR from the coding sequence GTGAGCGACGCCTCCCAGGCCTGGCGCCACCCCGGTTACGTCGCGGTGCTCGATCTCGTCGCCGCGCGCGCCGGCCTGTTGCCGCCCAGCTGCCCCCCGGCCGCGATGGAGGGCATCGACCGGGCCATGGCTCGCGCCGGCCTGCCCGGGGACTTCACCTCCTACCTCGAGCGGCTCGCGGCGGACCCCGCCACGCTGGATGACCTGCTGGTGGAGCTCACCATCGGCGAGACGTACTTCTTCCGCAATCCGGAGCATTTCCTCTTCGTGCGCCACCAGGTGCTGCCGGAGCTCGCCAGGCGCCGGAGCCCCGGGCACGTGGTGCGCGCGTGGAGCGCCGGCTGCGCCTCCGGCGAGGAGCCCTACTCGCTGGCGGTGCTCCTCCTGGAGGAGGGCTACGCGAACCGGATGGAGGTGCGGGGCACGGACGTGTCGCGCGCGGCCCTCTCCCGGGCCCACGTGGCCAGCTATGGCGAGTGGTCCCTGCGAGGCCCCGAGGCGGGCCGCATGCGCCCCTTCCTCCAGTCCGAGGGCAAGCGCTACATCCTCGCCCCCGAGGTGCGCGACCACGTCCACTTCGGCTACCTCAACCTCGCCGAGGACTCCTGGCCCTCCCCCACCAGCGGCATCTGGGGACAGGACATCATCTTCTGCCGCAACGTCCTCATCTACTTCAACCGCGCCACCATCGCGGCGGTGGCCCGGCGGCTCCACGACGCGCTCGCCGAGGGCGGCTTCCTCATCGCCGGCCCCTCGGACCCCTCTCTCAGCGCCTTCGCGCCCTTCGAGACGCTCCTCACCGACTGGGGAATCGTCTACCACCGGCCCGCCGCGGGCAGTCCCCCGCGCCGGACCCCGGCCCCGCCGCCGCCCGCGACGCCCCCGCCACGAGCCCCCGTGGTGCTCGCCCCCCCGCCCCCACCTCCACCCGAGCCCGCCGCCATCCCCGAGGGCCTGGAGGGAGCGCGGCGGGCCCTCGCCCTCGGAGACTGGCGCGAGGCGGCACGGCGGGCCGGAGCCCTCCAGGATGACCCGGGCGCCGCGGAGGTGGCCGTGCGGGCCCTCGCCAACCTCGATGCCCGGGCCGCCGTGCGCGCCTGTGCCGAGGCCGCCGCGCGCCACCCGCTCGCCGTCGAGTTGCGCTACCTGGAGGCCCTGCTTCTCCTGGGCCTCGGCCATCTCCAGGAGGCCGAGCGCGCCGCGCGCCAGGCCCTCTACCTCGAGCCCTCCCTGGCCGTGGCCCACCTCATGCTGGGCCACATCCTCCGGCGCCAGGGAGATACCCTGGGAGCCCTGCGCTCCTTCGGCACCGCCGAGACACTGTGCGCCACGCTCCCCCCGGACATGCCCGTGCCCCTGTCCGAGGGCGAGCGCGCCGGCCGGCTGGTCGAGGTGGCCCGCGAGGAACGCACCCGGTTGGAAGCCCCTGAGGAGCTGCGCTGA
- a CDS encoding chemotaxis protein CheW, which produces MAEGDDTKGRGLDWAAAHRRLARLAAATEATTTLDPEREAALLDARARALARPLDRETQAGPLLELMHFRSGEQDYALETRFVLEVLRSLEQLVPLPGAPAPLRGLTLLHGEALAVVELAPLFGRTAPATHGPVLVVGAGRPELGLRADAVEEVLLVSRDTLLPAPPAFGNQERALVSGISRDGIIVLEGEALLEDGRLFFDLSEERTA; this is translated from the coding sequence ATGGCGGAAGGTGACGACACGAAGGGACGCGGGCTGGACTGGGCCGCGGCCCACAGGCGATTGGCCCGGCTCGCCGCCGCCACGGAGGCCACCACCACCCTGGACCCCGAGCGCGAGGCGGCGCTGCTCGACGCGCGCGCGCGGGCCCTGGCACGCCCCCTCGACCGGGAGACCCAGGCCGGCCCTCTGCTGGAGCTGATGCACTTCCGCTCCGGCGAGCAGGACTACGCGCTGGAGACACGCTTCGTGCTGGAGGTGCTGCGCTCCCTGGAGCAGCTCGTGCCCCTGCCCGGCGCGCCCGCGCCCCTGCGGGGCCTCACCCTGCTGCACGGCGAGGCGCTCGCGGTGGTGGAGCTCGCCCCCCTCTTCGGACGGACCGCCCCCGCCACCCACGGGCCCGTGCTGGTGGTGGGCGCGGGCCGCCCCGAGCTGGGCCTGCGCGCCGACGCCGTCGAGGAGGTGCTCCTCGTCTCACGCGACACGCTGCTGCCCGCCCCGCCCGCGTTCGGCAACCAGGAGCGGGCGCTCGTGTCCGGCATCAGCCGTGACGGCATCATCGTGCTGGAGGGAGAGGCCCTGCTGGAGGATGGTCGCCTCTTCTTCGACCTCTCCGAGGAAAGGACCGCATGA
- a CDS encoding methyl-accepting chemotaxis protein — translation MSIGKKIALGFGLSLLVLLAVALVAFQGAQQLTQTTEALMESRDQARAIRDVRMLLLDAETGQRGFLLTGEPRYLEPYERATQALNAHLDGLHKSLNDDPEQRARLDRLEPIVRDKLDELAETIRLRQQKGLEAAMEVVRTDRGKRAMEQIRQGLGEMVDTEDENWVVNERQARASAWRSIVVLGAGTLLGVLTVALGSLLITRAITGPLDKLVTGAEQIGRGNFAHRIEVHNQDETGELARAFNAMAERRQQAETQLTKQAAEREHTLRTVAEFVNQLAGTTAEILASTTQQVAGAQEQGSAVAETVSTIEEIAQTSDEAAGRARAVSESARHSEEVGRNGRRAVEEAIGSMASVRDQVESIASRILALAEQAQAIGDIITTVNDISEQTHMLALNASIEASRAGEHGRGFAVVAAEVKALADQSKKATAQVRQILGQIQKATQGAVMTTEEGTKSVASATRVVTQAGATIQTLSEHLAQASLTAAQISASANQQATGISQIRQAMRDVSQATQQTLNSIRQTERAVQDLNAMGQKLKGLLSEYGRAA, via the coding sequence ATGAGCATCGGGAAGAAGATCGCCCTTGGCTTCGGATTGTCCCTGCTGGTGCTGCTCGCCGTGGCGCTGGTGGCCTTCCAGGGCGCCCAACAGCTCACCCAGACCACCGAGGCGCTGATGGAGAGCAGGGATCAGGCGCGGGCCATCCGGGACGTACGCATGCTCCTCCTGGACGCCGAGACGGGCCAGCGCGGCTTCCTCCTCACCGGAGAGCCGCGCTACCTGGAGCCCTACGAGCGGGCCACCCAGGCGCTGAATGCGCACCTCGATGGGCTGCACAAGAGCCTGAATGACGACCCCGAGCAGCGCGCGCGGCTGGACCGCCTCGAGCCCATCGTGCGGGATAAGCTCGACGAGCTGGCGGAGACCATCCGCCTGCGCCAGCAGAAGGGACTCGAGGCCGCGATGGAGGTCGTCCGGACGGACCGGGGCAAGCGGGCCATGGAGCAGATCCGTCAGGGACTCGGCGAGATGGTGGATACCGAGGACGAGAACTGGGTCGTGAACGAGCGGCAGGCCCGGGCCAGCGCGTGGCGCAGCATCGTGGTGCTGGGCGCGGGCACGCTGCTGGGCGTCCTCACCGTCGCCCTGGGCAGCCTCCTCATCACCCGCGCCATCACCGGCCCGCTGGACAAGCTGGTGACGGGCGCCGAGCAGATCGGCCGCGGCAACTTCGCCCACCGCATCGAGGTGCACAACCAGGACGAGACGGGAGAGCTGGCGCGCGCCTTCAACGCCATGGCCGAGCGCCGCCAGCAGGCCGAGACACAACTGACGAAACAGGCCGCGGAGCGCGAGCACACCCTGCGGACGGTGGCCGAGTTCGTCAACCAACTGGCGGGCACCACCGCCGAAATCCTCGCCAGCACCACCCAGCAGGTGGCTGGAGCCCAGGAGCAGGGCAGCGCGGTGGCGGAGACGGTGAGCACCATCGAGGAGATAGCCCAGACGTCCGACGAGGCCGCCGGCCGCGCCCGCGCGGTGAGCGAGTCCGCGCGTCACTCCGAGGAGGTGGGCAGGAATGGCCGGCGCGCGGTGGAAGAGGCCATCGGCTCCATGGCCAGCGTGCGCGACCAGGTGGAGTCCATCGCCTCGCGCATCCTCGCCCTGGCCGAGCAGGCCCAGGCCATCGGCGACATCATCACCACCGTCAACGACATCTCCGAGCAGACGCACATGCTGGCCCTCAACGCCTCCATCGAGGCCAGCCGCGCCGGAGAGCACGGCCGGGGCTTCGCCGTGGTGGCCGCCGAGGTGAAGGCCCTCGCCGACCAGTCCAAGAAGGCCACCGCCCAGGTGCGGCAGATCCTGGGGCAGATCCAGAAGGCCACCCAGGGCGCGGTGATGACGACCGAGGAGGGCACCAAGAGCGTGGCCTCGGCCACCCGCGTGGTGACCCAGGCAGGCGCCACCATCCAGACGCTCAGCGAGCACCTCGCCCAGGCCTCGCTCACCGCGGCGCAGATCTCCGCCTCCGCCAACCAGCAGGCCACCGGCATCAGCCAGATACGGCAGGCCATGCGCGACGTGAGCCAGGCCACCCAGCAGACGCTCAACAGCATCCGGCAGACGGAGCGCGCGGTGCAGGACCTCAACGCCATGGGCCAGAAGCTCAAGGGCCTGCTGAGCGAGTACGGGCGCGCCGCATGA
- a CDS encoding hybrid sensor histidine kinase/response regulator, whose amino-acid sequence MDRDRLAQALMATFLEELEGHVAALNRELLALEKAPSPARFAELMTSLLRTVHSVKGASRAVSEGIIEAACHRLEEVLAVVQRLGRASPELMELCFTAADALDDAGRRLAQKQGLADSPLEALLPRLEEAARAPESVHRTEPKRAPAPETPPPPPPAPVAEAPVPGVEGLPVRVSAQKLDALLSRSGELRVAGLRMEGRVELVEAVREELHQLRLRLTGSDEVVARRLETRLAQLGRTLAADRRTLLAATSGLDEEVRRARTLPFAEACAGLERSARDLAHAAGKRVRLEVHGGALELDRSLLQNLREPLLHLVRNAVAHGMETPAARREAGKPEEGLVALSARLLGGRVQVVVEDDGRGLDLESIRERARARGLPVMEDAGDARLIFLSGLSTAESVTAVSGRGVGLDVVRSQLEALRGSVEVSFEPGRGTRFTLDVPLTLSTLRVLLVTAGGQSFAVAGESVARLLRLGPGDVRVVEGRRTWATPQALVPLATLATVLGLPASAPRQRPGAMVLTSGEQRAVLVVDEVVAEQEVLIRGLGPRIRRARHVTGVAVLPDGRMAPLLNAASLVRAAEGRTDPVGIFPAPVQKKLRRRVLLADDSMTTRTLEQSILEAAGYEVLACVDGQEAWERLQSEGADAVVSDVEMPRMDGFALTEAVRGSPRFGRLPIVLVTARSKPEDKARGLKVGASAYLVKSAFDQTHLLETLRQLL is encoded by the coding sequence ATGGACCGCGACAGGCTCGCCCAGGCGCTGATGGCCACGTTCCTCGAGGAGCTCGAGGGACACGTGGCCGCGCTCAACCGGGAGCTGCTCGCGTTGGAGAAGGCGCCCTCGCCCGCGCGCTTCGCCGAGCTGATGACCTCGCTGCTGCGCACGGTGCACAGCGTGAAGGGCGCCTCGCGGGCGGTGAGCGAGGGCATCATCGAGGCGGCCTGCCACCGGTTGGAGGAGGTGCTGGCGGTGGTGCAGCGCCTGGGCCGCGCCAGCCCGGAGCTGATGGAGCTGTGCTTCACCGCCGCGGACGCGCTGGACGACGCGGGGCGGCGGCTGGCGCAGAAGCAGGGGCTCGCGGACTCGCCGCTGGAGGCGCTGCTGCCCCGGTTGGAGGAGGCGGCCCGCGCGCCCGAGAGCGTCCACCGGACGGAGCCGAAGCGGGCCCCCGCCCCCGAGACTCCACCGCCTCCGCCCCCGGCCCCAGTGGCCGAGGCCCCCGTCCCCGGCGTGGAGGGACTGCCGGTGCGCGTGTCCGCCCAGAAGCTGGACGCGCTGCTGTCCCGGAGCGGCGAGCTGCGCGTGGCGGGCCTGCGGATGGAGGGGCGGGTGGAGCTGGTGGAGGCGGTGCGCGAGGAGTTGCACCAGCTCCGCCTCCGGCTGACGGGTTCGGACGAAGTGGTGGCACGGCGGCTGGAGACACGGCTGGCGCAGCTCGGCCGGACGCTGGCGGCGGACCGGCGGACGCTGCTGGCCGCCACGAGCGGGCTGGACGAGGAGGTGCGGCGCGCGCGCACCCTGCCCTTCGCCGAGGCGTGCGCGGGGCTGGAGCGCAGCGCGAGGGACCTGGCCCATGCCGCGGGCAAGCGGGTGCGGCTGGAGGTGCACGGCGGCGCGCTGGAGCTGGACCGCTCGCTGTTGCAGAACCTGCGCGAGCCACTGCTGCACCTGGTGCGCAACGCGGTGGCGCACGGCATGGAGACTCCGGCGGCGCGGCGCGAGGCGGGCAAGCCCGAGGAGGGCCTGGTGGCGCTGAGCGCGCGGCTGCTCGGCGGCCGGGTGCAGGTGGTGGTGGAGGACGACGGCCGGGGGTTGGATCTGGAGTCCATCCGCGAGCGGGCGCGCGCCCGGGGCCTGCCGGTGATGGAGGACGCGGGGGACGCGCGGCTCATCTTCCTCTCCGGCCTGTCCACGGCGGAGTCGGTGACGGCGGTGTCCGGACGTGGGGTGGGGCTGGACGTGGTGCGCTCGCAGCTGGAGGCGCTGCGAGGCAGCGTGGAGGTGTCCTTCGAGCCGGGCCGGGGCACGCGCTTCACCCTGGACGTGCCCCTGACGCTCAGCACGCTGCGGGTGCTGCTGGTGACGGCGGGCGGCCAGTCCTTCGCGGTGGCGGGCGAGAGCGTGGCGCGCCTGCTGCGGCTCGGGCCCGGGGACGTGCGCGTGGTGGAGGGCCGGCGGACATGGGCCACCCCCCAGGCGCTGGTGCCCCTGGCCACGCTGGCGACGGTGCTGGGCCTGCCCGCGAGCGCCCCACGCCAGCGCCCCGGTGCCATGGTGCTGACGTCGGGAGAGCAGCGCGCGGTGCTGGTGGTGGACGAGGTGGTGGCCGAGCAGGAGGTGCTCATCCGCGGCCTGGGCCCGCGCATCCGCCGCGCGCGCCACGTGACGGGCGTGGCGGTGCTGCCCGACGGGCGCATGGCCCCGCTGCTCAATGCCGCCTCCCTGGTGCGCGCCGCCGAGGGCCGCACCGACCCGGTGGGCATCTTCCCCGCCCCCGTCCAGAAGAAGCTTCGCCGGCGCGTCCTGCTCGCCGACGACTCGATGACGACACGCACGCTGGAGCAGAGCATCCTGGAGGCGGCCGGCTACGAGGTGCTGGCGTGCGTGGACGGACAGGAGGCGTGGGAGCGGCTCCAATCCGAGGGGGCCGACGCCGTCGTCTCGGACGTGGAGATGCCGCGCATGGACGGCTTCGCCCTCACCGAGGCGGTGCGCGGCTCCCCGCGCTTCGGCCGGCTGCCCATCGTCCTCGTCACCGCGCGCTCCAAGCCCGAGGACAAGGCGCGCGGCCTGAAGGTGGGCGCCAGCGCCTACCTGGTGAAGAGCGCTTTCGATCAAACCCATCTGCTGGAGACCCTGAGACAGCTCCTATGA